In Actinomadura citrea, a single window of DNA contains:
- a CDS encoding helix-turn-helix domain-containing protein: MDVIAVIAASIRRERERAGMSQTELARRAGLAKSTLSQLESGAGNPSVETLWALGTALNVPFSRLVDPPRPAVRVIRAGEGPAAHSDRADYTATLLASSPPHARRDLYRVTAEPGDARVSDPHPPGTTEHVVLSAGRATAGPASGPVELGPGDYLTYPGDAPHVFEALVPGTAAIFVMEHL; the protein is encoded by the coding sequence GTGGATGTGATCGCGGTGATCGCGGCGTCGATCCGGCGGGAGCGCGAGCGCGCCGGGATGTCCCAGACGGAGCTGGCCCGGCGCGCGGGCCTGGCCAAGTCGACGCTCTCCCAGCTGGAGTCCGGCGCCGGCAACCCGAGCGTCGAGACGCTCTGGGCTCTGGGGACGGCGCTGAACGTCCCCTTCAGCCGGCTGGTGGACCCGCCGCGCCCGGCCGTCCGGGTGATCCGGGCGGGGGAGGGGCCGGCCGCGCACTCCGACCGGGCCGACTACACCGCGACGCTGCTGGCGTCGTCCCCGCCGCACGCGCGCCGCGACCTCTACCGCGTCACGGCGGAGCCCGGCGACGCCAGGGTCTCCGACCCCCACCCGCCGGGCACGACCGAGCACGTCGTCCTCAGCGCAGGCCGCGCCACGGCCGGGCCCGCGTCCGGGCCGGTGGAACTGGGCCCCGGCGACTACCTCACCTACCCCGGCGACGCCCCGCACGTCTTCGAGGCCCTGGTGCCCGGCACGGCCGCGATCTTCGTGATGGAGCACCTCTAG
- a CDS encoding carboxymuconolactone decarboxylase family protein yields MIDPVTGERVNDRPRRGPSPTRLPLLLPGSLSEEQRAVYEAVTGGPRAGDRNPPFPLADDIGRLQGPFNAMLYSPPVGLPLQDLGAALRFRTGFTRREREIATLVVAAHLRSDFEWYAHERIGRRQGLADEETDALREGRAPMLADVRERVVYEAAHQLVAEGDLADAVYTEAVATLGRTALVELVTLVGYYQVLALQLRVFRVGVPDGEAAPEWPAAEDGYE; encoded by the coding sequence GTGATCGACCCCGTGACCGGTGAGCGTGTCAACGACCGACCGCGGCGCGGCCCGTCCCCGACGAGGCTTCCGCTGCTCCTCCCCGGTTCGCTCAGCGAGGAGCAGCGAGCCGTCTACGAGGCGGTGACGGGCGGGCCCCGCGCCGGCGACCGCAACCCTCCCTTCCCCCTGGCCGATGACATCGGGCGCCTCCAGGGCCCGTTCAACGCGATGCTCTACAGCCCTCCCGTCGGGCTGCCGCTGCAGGACCTCGGCGCCGCGCTGCGCTTCCGCACGGGGTTCACCAGGCGCGAGCGGGAGATCGCGACCCTCGTCGTGGCGGCGCACCTGCGCTCCGACTTCGAGTGGTACGCCCATGAGCGGATCGGGCGCCGGCAGGGGCTCGCCGACGAGGAGACGGACGCGCTGCGCGAGGGCCGCGCGCCGATGCTCGCCGACGTCCGCGAGCGGGTCGTGTACGAGGCGGCGCACCAGCTCGTGGCCGAGGGCGACCTCGCCGACGCCGTGTACACCGAGGCGGTGGCCACGCTCGGCCGCACCGCCCTCGTCGAGCTGGTCACACTCGTCGGTTACTACCAGGTGCTCGCGCTGCAGTTGCGCGTGTTCCGCGTCGGCGTCCCCGACGGCGAGGCCGCGCCCGAGTGGCCCGCCGCGGAGGACGGGTATGAGTGA
- a CDS encoding NAD(P)/FAD-dependent oxidoreductase, which yields MSSSPGRAPLASGFANGGVSHWYRAAGRPVPGPRLPGPCTADVCVVGAGYTGLWTAYYLKRDSPDLRIVVLEREFAGFGASGRNGGWVLGEIAGSRERYAARHGRPAAIALQHAMFRAVDEVVRVAGAEGIDAGLVKGGVLHVARNAAQRARLAALVDEAREWGWSDDDLVPLPAVERDERLRVEGATGAAWSPHAARVQPAALVRGLAAAVRRLGVQIYERTPVVRIDPRRPGGPAAAVTPFGTVTAEHVLRATEGFTAALPGHRRDWLPMNSSMIVTTPLPARTWKAIGWERRELLGDMAHYYMYAQRTADDRIAFGGRGRPYRYGSRVDDGGRTEPATVDALWTMLTGMLPAVADEGAVEHAWSGVLGVPRDWCATVVLDRVTGLGHAGGYTGHGVATANLAGRTLRDLVLGHDTDLTALPWVDRRVRRWEPEPLRWLGVHAMYALYRAADARESSAPSARTSGLARLADRITGH from the coding sequence ATGAGCTCCTCCCCGGGCCGGGCGCCCCTGGCTTCCGGCTTCGCCAACGGTGGCGTCTCCCACTGGTACCGGGCGGCCGGGCGTCCCGTCCCCGGCCCCCGCCTGCCGGGCCCGTGCACCGCCGACGTGTGCGTCGTCGGCGCGGGCTACACCGGGCTCTGGACCGCCTACTACCTCAAGCGCGACAGTCCCGACCTGCGGATCGTCGTGCTGGAGCGCGAGTTCGCGGGGTTCGGCGCGTCCGGCCGCAACGGCGGCTGGGTGCTGGGGGAGATCGCGGGGTCCCGGGAGCGCTACGCCGCCCGGCACGGCCGTCCCGCCGCGATCGCGCTTCAGCACGCCATGTTCCGGGCGGTGGACGAGGTCGTCCGCGTCGCGGGCGCCGAGGGCATCGACGCCGGCCTGGTCAAGGGCGGCGTCCTGCACGTGGCCCGGAACGCGGCCCAGCGCGCCCGCCTCGCCGCCCTGGTCGACGAGGCGCGCGAGTGGGGCTGGAGCGACGACGACCTCGTCCCGCTTCCCGCCGTCGAACGCGACGAGCGGCTGCGTGTCGAGGGCGCGACCGGCGCCGCGTGGAGCCCGCACGCCGCGCGCGTGCAGCCCGCCGCGCTCGTCCGGGGCCTCGCCGCGGCGGTCCGGCGGCTCGGCGTGCAGATCTACGAGCGGACGCCGGTCGTGCGGATCGACCCGCGCAGGCCGGGCGGGCCGGCCGCCGCCGTCACGCCGTTCGGGACCGTCACCGCCGAGCACGTGCTGCGGGCCACCGAGGGCTTCACCGCGGCGCTGCCCGGCCACCGCCGCGACTGGCTCCCGATGAACAGCTCGATGATCGTCACGACGCCGCTGCCCGCCCGCACCTGGAAGGCGATCGGGTGGGAGCGCCGGGAGCTGCTCGGCGACATGGCGCACTACTACATGTACGCGCAGCGCACCGCCGACGACCGCATCGCCTTCGGCGGCCGGGGCCGCCCCTACCGGTACGGGTCGCGCGTCGACGACGGCGGGCGGACGGAGCCGGCCACCGTCGATGCGCTCTGGACGATGCTCACCGGCATGCTCCCCGCCGTCGCCGACGAGGGTGCGGTGGAGCACGCCTGGTCGGGCGTCCTCGGCGTCCCCCGCGACTGGTGCGCGACGGTCGTCCTCGACCGTGTGACGGGGCTCGGCCACGCCGGCGGCTACACCGGCCACGGCGTCGCCACCGCGAACCTCGCCGGCCGCACCCTCCGCGACCTCGTCCTGGGCCACGACACCGACCTGACGGCGCTGCCGTGGGTGGACCGCCGCGTCCGCCGGTGGGAGCCCGAACCCCTGCGCTGGCTCGGCGTCCACGCGATGTACGCCCTCTACCGCGCGGCCGACGCCCGCGAGTCGTCCGCGCCGTCCGCGCGCACCTCGGGCCTGGCACGCCTCGCCGACCGGATCACCGGTCACTGA
- a CDS encoding GNAT family N-acetyltransferase, translating to MSEVLRTVRLVLHPVSMRDHGALLTHWTGPLVRRHLFDDRVITPVQVSEIIEASERDFATEGYGLWALRSAPSSPGGGAAARGGPLAGVAGLSHHEGPLGHGVDVEILYSLEPDHWGRGLAAEASRAVLDYAFGVVGVHRITAEIDTANPASSEIALQLGMRRWREGPAGPDGAAYYAAERSRWIGSGRIADAVP from the coding sequence ATGAGTGAGGTGCTGCGCACGGTGCGGCTCGTCCTGCACCCGGTGTCGATGCGCGACCACGGCGCCCTGCTGACGCACTGGACGGGCCCCCTCGTGCGGCGCCACCTGTTCGACGACCGGGTGATCACTCCGGTGCAGGTCAGTGAGATCATCGAGGCCAGCGAGCGGGACTTCGCCACCGAGGGCTACGGGCTGTGGGCGCTGCGCTCCGCCCCCTCGTCCCCGGGCGGAGGCGCGGCGGCGCGCGGCGGCCCGCTGGCCGGCGTGGCCGGGCTCAGCCACCACGAGGGGCCGCTCGGCCACGGCGTGGACGTGGAGATCCTCTACAGCCTGGAGCCCGACCACTGGGGGCGCGGGCTGGCCGCCGAGGCGTCCCGTGCCGTCCTCGACTACGCGTTCGGGGTGGTCGGCGTGCACCGGATCACCGCCGAGATCGACACGGCCAACCCCGCGTCGTCGGAGATCGCGCTCCAGCTCGGGATGCGCCGGTGGCGGGAAGGCCCCGCCGGTCCCGACGGTGCCGCGTACTATGCCGCCGAACGCTCCCGCTGGATCGGATCCGGTCGAATCGCCGACGCCGTACCCTAG
- a CDS encoding MmgE/PrpD family protein — MTPVQRLAGLAATVASRGLPPELRADAARRVLDALGNSLAATGERPARAVGELVAEWGGQGRATAIGTGTRLPEPSAALLNGTLAHSLDFDDTHLPSVLHPSASVVPAALAAAEAHGAGGARLLDAVGVGVEITVRLGMAGYDRELGNSVFFERGQHATAICGAVGAAASAAMLSGLDAAGIADAMGIAASMGSGILEANRTGGTVKRIHCGWAAHAAVTAAGLARTGITGPPTVLEGRFGMLQAFCGDRVDLDALTSDLGERWELPGIFFKPYPCNHFTHAGIDAALRLRSRGLDPADVDTIELGAPTPVLRTIGEPHEDKIRPRSGYHAAFSGPYTVAAALLGGGGLGVFHEDFTDEAAADPARLALAARVGCVPDARCDEIFPHQFPAVLRVRTRDGALLEERVDANRGGPGNPLSAEELATKFRLNAARRVPEARADQITDLVHGLADLADLGRLTSLLA; from the coding sequence GTGACCCCCGTCCAGCGGCTCGCCGGCCTGGCGGCCACCGTCGCCTCCCGCGGGCTGCCCCCGGAGCTGCGCGCCGACGCGGCGCGGCGCGTCCTGGACGCCCTGGGCAACAGCCTGGCCGCGACCGGTGAGCGGCCGGCGCGGGCCGTCGGAGAGCTCGTCGCCGAATGGGGCGGGCAGGGCCGCGCCACCGCGATCGGCACCGGCACGCGCCTGCCCGAGCCGAGCGCCGCCCTGCTCAACGGGACGCTCGCCCACTCCCTGGACTTCGACGACACGCATCTGCCGTCCGTGCTGCATCCGTCGGCGTCGGTCGTGCCCGCCGCGCTCGCCGCGGCCGAGGCGCACGGCGCCGGCGGCGCCCGGCTGCTGGACGCGGTGGGCGTCGGCGTCGAGATCACCGTCCGGCTCGGCATGGCCGGGTACGACCGCGAGCTCGGCAACTCGGTGTTCTTCGAGCGCGGCCAGCACGCCACCGCCATCTGCGGCGCCGTCGGCGCCGCCGCGTCCGCCGCGATGCTGTCCGGCCTGGACGCCGCCGGGATCGCCGACGCCATGGGCATCGCCGCGAGCATGGGCTCGGGGATCCTGGAGGCCAACCGCACCGGCGGCACCGTCAAGCGGATCCACTGCGGCTGGGCCGCGCACGCCGCCGTCACCGCCGCCGGGCTCGCCCGCACCGGGATCACCGGCCCGCCGACCGTCCTCGAAGGCCGCTTCGGGATGCTCCAGGCGTTCTGCGGCGACCGGGTCGACCTCGACGCCCTCACCTCGGACCTCGGCGAGCGCTGGGAGCTGCCCGGCATCTTCTTCAAGCCGTACCCGTGCAACCACTTCACGCACGCCGGCATCGACGCCGCCCTCCGGCTGCGCTCCCGCGGGCTGGACCCGGCCGACGTCGACACGATCGAGCTCGGCGCGCCGACCCCCGTGCTGCGGACGATCGGCGAGCCGCACGAGGACAAGATCCGTCCCCGGTCGGGGTACCACGCCGCGTTCTCCGGGCCCTACACCGTCGCGGCGGCCCTGCTCGGCGGCGGCGGCCTCGGCGTCTTCCACGAGGACTTCACCGACGAGGCCGCCGCCGACCCCGCCCGGCTGGCGCTGGCCGCCCGGGTCGGCTGCGTCCCGGACGCACGCTGCGACGAGATCTTCCCGCACCAGTTCCCGGCCGTCCTGCGCGTCCGCACCCGCGACGGCGCGCTCCTGGAGGAGCGCGTGGACGCCAACCGGGGCGGCCCGGGCAACCCCCTCTCGGCCGAGGAGCTCGCGACGAAGTTCCGCCTCAACGCCGCCCGCCGCGTCCCGGAGGCCCGGGCCGACCAGATCACCGACCTCGTCCACGGCCTGGCCGACCTGGCGGACCTCGGCCGGCTCACCTCCCTGCTCGCCTGA
- a CDS encoding cyclase family protein gives MNSQDPLLAAVAGGVRLIELGQPFFTGMPCSPNHPGFRMTLIRRHGDMERPDGGSAANEIIVTGGHVGTHIDALSHVSHDGELHGGISAADAQRGGAFTSHGAENLPGLLRRGVLLDVAAVHGMATLPPGYGVTAEDLDLAAARAGTEPGAGDVALIRTGWSRNFADATAYLGRETGVPGATPSAARWLAGRGVAATGADTTAYEQIPAGAGHSVLPVHRILLVESGIFILEHLALEALAEAGLHEFVFVLAPLRITGGTGSPVRPLAAVAA, from the coding sequence ATGAACTCGCAGGACCCGCTGCTCGCGGCCGTCGCCGGAGGGGTCCGGCTGATCGAGCTGGGCCAGCCGTTCTTCACCGGCATGCCCTGCTCGCCCAACCACCCCGGGTTCCGCATGACGCTGATCCGCAGGCACGGCGACATGGAGCGCCCCGACGGCGGCTCGGCGGCCAACGAGATCATCGTGACCGGCGGGCACGTCGGCACCCACATCGACGCGCTCTCCCACGTCAGCCACGACGGGGAGCTGCACGGCGGGATCTCCGCCGCCGACGCCCAGCGCGGCGGCGCCTTCACCAGCCACGGCGCCGAGAACCTGCCGGGCCTGCTGCGCCGGGGGGTGCTGCTGGACGTGGCGGCGGTCCACGGCATGGCGACGCTGCCGCCCGGCTACGGCGTGACCGCCGAGGACCTGGACCTGGCCGCCGCGCGCGCCGGGACCGAGCCGGGCGCCGGCGACGTGGCGCTGATCCGCACCGGGTGGTCGCGCAACTTCGCGGACGCGACCGCCTACCTGGGCCGGGAGACCGGCGTCCCGGGCGCGACGCCGTCCGCCGCCCGCTGGCTGGCCGGCCGCGGCGTGGCCGCGACGGGCGCCGACACGACCGCCTACGAGCAGATCCCGGCGGGCGCGGGGCACAGCGTCCTGCCCGTGCACCGCATCCTGCTGGTGGAGTCGGGGATCTTCATCCTGGAGCACCTCGCCCTGGAGGCGCTCGCCGAGGCCGGGCTGCACGAGTTCGTGTTCGTGCTGGCGCCGCTGCGGATCACCGGCGGCACCGGATCCCCCGTCCGCCCCCTCGCGGCGGTGGCGGCGTGA
- a CDS encoding isocitrate lyase/PEP mutase family protein translates to MDFGDAEKAGLFRRLHHGDRPLVLPNAWDFASGAALAEAGFPAIGTTSLGVAAAAGKADAAGGTRAETVALARTLARLPVPVTVDIEGGFSDHPGDVAELAAELASFGIAGVNLEDGRADGTLAPAGDQAAVIAAVKEAAPRLFLNARTDTFWLGTPDLDETLRRARAYAEAGADGIFVPGIAGDAGIRAVLDAVDLPLNVLYLPGKSEYPRLARLGVHRVSTGSLLFRTALGATVAAALGVTGEGGAPSVPSYGDVQRHVSDR, encoded by the coding sequence ATGGACTTCGGGGACGCAGAGAAGGCGGGCCTGTTCCGGCGGCTCCACCACGGCGACCGTCCGCTGGTGCTGCCGAACGCGTGGGACTTCGCGAGCGGCGCGGCGCTGGCCGAGGCGGGCTTCCCGGCGATCGGCACGACCAGCCTCGGCGTCGCCGCGGCGGCCGGGAAGGCCGACGCGGCCGGCGGCACGCGCGCCGAGACGGTGGCGCTCGCCCGGACGCTGGCGCGGCTGCCCGTCCCGGTGACCGTCGACATCGAGGGCGGGTTCTCCGACCACCCCGGCGACGTGGCCGAACTCGCCGCCGAACTCGCCTCGTTCGGGATCGCCGGGGTCAACCTGGAGGACGGCCGCGCAGACGGGACCCTCGCGCCCGCCGGCGACCAGGCGGCCGTCATCGCCGCCGTCAAGGAGGCCGCGCCGCGACTGTTCCTCAACGCCCGCACCGACACGTTCTGGCTCGGCACGCCGGACCTGGACGAGACGCTGCGGCGGGCACGGGCGTACGCGGAGGCGGGAGCGGACGGGATCTTCGTCCCCGGGATCGCCGGCGACGCCGGCATCCGCGCCGTCCTGGACGCCGTCGACCTGCCGCTGAACGTGCTGTACCTGCCGGGAAAGAGCGAGTACCCGCGGCTCGCCCGGCTCGGCGTGCACCGGGTGAGCACCGGGTCGCTGCTGTTCCGCACGGCGCTGGGCGCGACGGTCGCCGCGGCCCTCGGCGTCACCGGAGAGGGCGGCGCCCCTTCCGTGCCGTCGTACGGGGACGTCCAGCGGCACGTCAGTGACCGGTGA
- a CDS encoding ABC transporter substrate-binding protein, with product MSARKLAAGLGACAVLLAAAGCGGSAPSGAAGVAAGRDEGPVKIGALHPVSGANAVDGQQMRRGARMAVEAINAAGGIRSLGGRKVELETGDTQGKAEVGQSEAQRLISAGAVGLVGTYQSAVSTNVAVVAERNRVPFVMDVTASDAIFAHGYRYAFRVQPGSAAIAGAAARYLKEVSERAGKPVRRVAFLHEQTDFGSGAAEAFSAAAKRLGIEVGPDISYDALTVSDLTAQITQVKASGADVLAVAGYYRDSLLAAKAVAAVKPALNAIWGVSNGAYDQPKFVTDGGAAAERIFSTNYHFDARSPQTEKLRADYQRRYGAPMRTGAVLAYDAVQVIAQGVERAGTTDAEKVRDAIATSKVEPLTVGTGPISFAPNGDNRNALPVLMQVQGGGVKQVYPPEKAESQPNYSVTWRS from the coding sequence ATGTCGGCTCGCAAGCTCGCCGCCGGGCTCGGCGCGTGCGCGGTCCTGCTGGCCGCGGCCGGCTGCGGCGGCTCGGCGCCGTCCGGCGCGGCCGGGGTGGCGGCCGGGCGCGACGAGGGCCCGGTCAAGATCGGCGCGCTGCACCCGGTCAGCGGCGCCAACGCCGTCGACGGCCAGCAGATGCGGCGCGGCGCGCGGATGGCGGTGGAGGCGATCAACGCCGCCGGCGGCATCCGGTCCCTCGGCGGACGCAAGGTGGAACTGGAGACGGGCGACACCCAGGGCAAGGCGGAGGTCGGCCAGAGCGAGGCCCAGCGCCTCATCTCCGCGGGCGCGGTCGGGCTCGTCGGCACCTACCAGAGCGCCGTCAGCACGAACGTCGCGGTCGTCGCCGAGCGCAACCGGGTGCCGTTCGTCATGGACGTCACCGCCTCGGACGCGATCTTCGCCCACGGCTACCGGTACGCCTTCCGGGTCCAGCCGGGCAGCGCCGCGATCGCGGGCGCCGCCGCCCGCTACCTCAAGGAGGTCTCGGAGCGGGCGGGCAAGCCCGTCCGCAGGGTCGCGTTCCTGCACGAGCAGACGGACTTCGGCAGCGGCGCCGCCGAGGCGTTCTCCGCGGCGGCGAAGCGGCTCGGCATCGAGGTCGGCCCGGACATCAGCTACGACGCGCTCACCGTGTCCGACCTCACCGCGCAGATCACGCAGGTCAAGGCGTCCGGCGCGGACGTCCTCGCCGTCGCCGGCTACTACCGCGACAGCCTGCTCGCGGCCAAGGCCGTCGCCGCGGTCAAGCCCGCCCTGAACGCGATCTGGGGCGTGTCCAACGGCGCCTACGACCAGCCCAAGTTCGTCACCGACGGCGGCGCCGCCGCAGAGCGGATCTTCAGCACCAACTACCACTTCGACGCCCGGAGCCCGCAGACGGAGAAGCTGCGGGCCGACTACCAGCGGCGCTACGGCGCCCCCATGCGCACGGGCGCGGTCCTCGCCTACGACGCGGTCCAGGTGATCGCACAGGGCGTGGAGCGCGCGGGCACCACCGACGCGGAGAAGGTGCGCGACGCGATCGCGACCTCGAAGGTCGAGCCCCTCACGGTCGGCACCGGCCCGATCTCCTTCGCCCCGAACGGGGACAACCGCAACGCCCTGCCCGTCCTCATGCAGGTGCAGGGCGGCGGGGTCAAGCAGGTCTACCCGCCGGAGAAGGCCGAATCCCAGCCCAACTACTCGGTGACGTGGCGGTCATGA
- a CDS encoding HpcH/HpaI aldolase/citrate lyase family protein, which yields MTPRTWLYVPGDRPDRMAKALASAADAVILDLEDAVAPPAKQAARRAVLDALGALDAGRTAHVRINAPATPDGADDIALLAAAPSGLAGVRIPKCEHPAELRRAADALGVPVFPVLESALGVENAFVLATAHPLVAGISLGEADLSADLRVAGGDALAWPRSRVVVAARAAGLPSPPQSVWTAVRDLDGLRADTLAGRRAGFFGRSVIHPAQIPVVHEASAPDPDEVAWARDLMSRLAERGDPARRAAWIDSAGRFVDKAVVERAAWLLDAAASADSTAPPVKEGHR from the coding sequence GTGACGCCGCGGACCTGGCTCTACGTCCCGGGCGACCGCCCGGACCGGATGGCCAAGGCACTGGCCTCGGCGGCCGACGCGGTGATCCTCGACCTGGAGGACGCGGTCGCGCCGCCGGCCAAGCAGGCCGCCCGGCGCGCCGTCCTGGACGCCCTGGGCGCGCTGGACGCCGGACGCACCGCCCACGTGCGGATCAACGCGCCCGCCACCCCGGACGGCGCCGACGACATCGCGCTCCTCGCGGCCGCTCCGAGCGGCCTCGCCGGGGTACGGATCCCCAAGTGCGAGCACCCGGCCGAACTGCGCCGCGCCGCCGACGCGCTCGGCGTCCCGGTGTTCCCCGTCCTGGAGTCGGCGCTCGGCGTGGAGAACGCCTTCGTGCTCGCCACCGCGCACCCGCTCGTCGCCGGGATATCGCTGGGCGAGGCCGACCTGTCCGCCGACCTGCGGGTGGCGGGGGGCGACGCGCTGGCGTGGCCGCGCTCCCGCGTCGTCGTGGCCGCCCGCGCCGCCGGGCTCCCGTCCCCGCCGCAGAGCGTCTGGACGGCCGTCCGCGACCTGGACGGCCTGCGCGCCGACACGCTCGCCGGGCGGCGGGCCGGGTTCTTCGGACGCTCGGTCATCCACCCCGCGCAGATCCCCGTCGTGCACGAGGCGTCCGCACCCGACCCGGACGAGGTCGCGTGGGCGCGGGACCTGATGAGCCGGCTCGCCGAACGCGGGGACCCGGCTCGCCGGGCCGCATGGATCGACTCCGCCGGCCGATTCGTGGACAAGGCGGTCGTCGAGCGCGCCGCATGGCTGCTCGACGCCGCCGCGTCCGCCGACTCCACCGCCCCGCCCGTCAAGGAAGGCCACCGATGA
- a CDS encoding CaiB/BaiF CoA transferase family protein has translation MTDALSGVRVLDTATLFAGPLAATLLGDFGAEVIKIEHPAGDPVRSHGAQRDGVGLWWKMLGRNKKAMTLYLGSPEGQELFRRLAADADVVIENFRPGTLERWGIGPDELRRINPRLVLARVTGFGQTGPYARRPGFGTLAEAMSGFAAITGEPDGPPTLPPFGLADGIAALTTAFAVMTALRAREATGEGQVVDLAIIEPILTLLGPQIITYDQLGELQARTGNRSHNNAPRNTYRTRDGGWVAISTSAQSIAERVMRLVGRPELIDEPWFATGAQRARHADVLDEAVGSWIAGRDRDEVVKAFEEAQAAVAPVYTAADVMADPQFEALGTIASVPDDELGPVRMQNVLFRLSGTPGRITSAGPPLGAHTAEILARYGVDGAGLEDLRAKGVIR, from the coding sequence ATGACCGACGCCCTGTCCGGAGTCCGGGTCCTCGACACGGCCACGCTGTTCGCCGGCCCGCTCGCCGCGACGCTGCTGGGCGACTTCGGGGCCGAGGTCATCAAGATCGAGCATCCGGCGGGGGACCCGGTGCGCAGCCACGGAGCGCAGCGCGACGGCGTCGGCCTGTGGTGGAAGATGCTCGGCCGCAACAAGAAGGCGATGACGCTCTACCTCGGCTCGCCCGAGGGCCAGGAGCTGTTCCGGCGGCTTGCCGCCGACGCCGACGTGGTGATCGAGAACTTCCGTCCCGGGACGCTGGAGCGCTGGGGCATCGGCCCGGACGAACTGCGCAGGATCAACCCGCGGCTCGTGCTTGCCCGGGTCACCGGGTTCGGGCAGACCGGCCCCTACGCCCGGCGGCCCGGGTTCGGCACGCTCGCCGAGGCGATGAGCGGATTCGCCGCGATCACCGGCGAGCCGGACGGCCCGCCGACCCTGCCGCCCTTCGGCCTCGCCGACGGGATCGCGGCGCTGACCACCGCGTTCGCGGTGATGACCGCGCTGCGGGCGCGGGAGGCGACCGGCGAGGGCCAGGTGGTCGACCTGGCCATCATCGAGCCGATCCTCACCCTGCTCGGCCCGCAGATCATCACCTACGACCAGCTGGGCGAGCTGCAGGCCCGCACCGGGAACCGCTCGCACAACAACGCGCCGCGCAACACCTACCGGACCCGCGACGGCGGCTGGGTCGCGATCTCCACCAGCGCCCAGTCGATCGCCGAGCGGGTGATGCGGCTGGTCGGCCGCCCCGAGCTGATCGACGAGCCCTGGTTCGCGACGGGGGCGCAGCGCGCCCGGCACGCCGACGTGCTGGACGAGGCGGTCGGGTCGTGGATCGCCGGGCGCGACCGCGACGAGGTCGTCAAGGCGTTCGAGGAGGCGCAGGCCGCCGTGGCCCCCGTCTACACCGCCGCCGACGTGATGGCCGACCCGCAGTTCGAGGCGCTCGGCACCATCGCCTCCGTCCCCGACGACGAGCTCGGCCCGGTGCGGATGCAGAACGTGCTGTTCCGGCTGTCGGGGACGCCGGGCCGGATCACCTCGGCCGGGCCGCCGCTCGGCGCGCACACCGCCGAGATCCTCGCCCGCTACGGCGTGGACGGGGCCGGGCTGGAGGACCTGCGGGCCAAGGGCGTGATCAGGTGA
- a CDS encoding aspartate/glutamate racemase family protein, with the protein MRHLGILAHSAEGAALCFRTFCHEGFRELGPDDHPDVTLDLIALARSMPAWDAGDHAPIREILAESARRLAAAGADFFVCPDNTAHLALEHPGDELALPGLHLVQVVADQAARDGRTRVGVLGTRYTMDGPLYPRELAARGIAAEAPDPSDRETVHRIIFDELVNGVFTEESRREYVRIIERLAGRGCDAVALVCTEIPLLVTPEASPLPTLDSTRLLARAAFDVAADRRPLPTWRGGRFDGR; encoded by the coding sequence ATGAGGCACCTCGGCATCCTCGCCCACAGCGCGGAAGGCGCCGCGCTGTGCTTCCGGACCTTCTGCCATGAGGGCTTCCGTGAGCTGGGCCCCGACGACCACCCGGACGTGACGCTCGACCTCATCGCGCTCGCGCGCAGCATGCCCGCGTGGGACGCCGGGGACCACGCCCCGATCAGGGAGATCCTGGCCGAGAGCGCCCGGCGGCTCGCCGCGGCCGGCGCGGACTTCTTCGTCTGCCCCGACAACACCGCGCACCTGGCCCTCGAACACCCCGGCGACGAACTGGCGCTCCCCGGCCTGCACCTCGTCCAGGTCGTCGCCGACCAGGCCGCCCGCGACGGCCGGACGCGGGTCGGCGTGCTCGGCACCCGCTACACCATGGACGGCCCGCTCTACCCGCGCGAGCTGGCCGCACGCGGCATCGCCGCCGAGGCCCCGGACCCGTCCGACCGGGAGACCGTCCACCGGATCATCTTCGACGAGCTGGTCAACGGGGTCTTCACCGAGGAGTCGCGCCGCGAGTACGTCCGGATCATCGAGCGCCTCGCCGGGCGCGGGTGCGACGCCGTCGCCCTGGTGTGCACCGAGATCCCGCTCCTGGTCACGCCCGAGGCCTCGCCGCTGCCCACGCTCGACTCCACCCGCCTGCTGGCCCGCGCCGCCTTCGACGTGGCCGCGGACCGCCGGCCCCTCCCCACCTGGCGCGGCGGACGCTTCGACGGAAGGTGA